In Gammaproteobacteria bacterium, the sequence GCTCTTGCGAGATGTCCGGCACCAGCTCCGTGTGCACCACTTTATCATTTTCGTCCAGCACCACCACCGCACGCGCCGCGATGCCCTCAAGCGGACCGTCCTGGATCAACACGCCATAGTCTTTGGCGAAATCGCGCGAACGCATCAGCGACAGCGGGATAATGCGCTCCACGTTCTCGGCGCCGCAGAACCGCGACGCCGCGAATGGCAGGTCCGCCGACACCGCCAGCATCACCGCGTTGCCCTGTTCCTTGGCGAAGTCGTTAAACTTTTTCGTGGACTTCGCACACACCGGCGTATCGACGCTGGGCACGATGTTGAGCAGTTTTTTCTTGCCTTTGAGATCGGCCAGCGATACATCTTTCAAATCCTTGTCCACCAGACGGAAATCGGGCGCCTTCGAGCCTACCTTTGGCAGTTCGCCATTAGTGTGAATCTCTTTACCCTGAAAGGTAATGGTACTCATCAAGTTCGCTCCTTAAGAGTTTTTCGGGTTGCAAAAATGCGCGAGAAAAATGCGCTGGTGCATACGGAAGATGGCCGCATATGCGCACGGCGGAGTCGTGAGCGACTACTGTAACACCCGCGCGAGTGTTTGCGCGTAGTGCTCGATATCCTGCGCGGTCTTCGTTTCCGTGGCGCAGACCAGCACACAATCCTTGAGTTCCGGATAGTCCGCGCCCAGCGCGTAGCCACCGAGAATACTCTGCTCGGCAAGGGCGTCCAGCACCGGTTGCGCGGGACACGGCAGCCGCAGAACGGATTCGTGAAAGTAATCGCTGTCGAACACCCGCGCCACACCATCAATCCCCGACAGCGCGTCGGCCAGCGCATGTGCGTTCGCGTAGCAACTCGCCGCCACCCGCTCCAGACCTGGCCCGCCGAGTAACGCGAGATGGATGGTGGCGGCGGTCACCAGCAGTCCCTGATTGGTGCAGATATTCGAAGTCGCCTTCGCGCGGCGGATGTGTTGCTCGCGCGCTTGTAAGGTAAGCACAAAGCCGGGGTTGCCATCGGCATCCACGGTGCGGCCTACGATGCGACCGGGCATATGTCGCACATGCGCGCGCCGTGTGCACATAAATCCGCAATAGGGCCCGCCCGAACTTAAGGGCGCGCCCAGCGGCTGGCCCTCACCCACCACGATATCCGCGCCTTGGATTCCCCATGCGCCCGGCGGTTTAATAAGCGCAAGCGAAACCGGATTCACCACCGCGATGGTCAACACGCCGTGCGCTTGCGCCCAGGCCGTGAGTTCGTCCATCTCCTCCAGTACGCCGAAAAAATTCGGTTGCGGGATGACCAGCGCGGTCGGCGGCGCGTCCGCGTAATTCTCCAGCACCGCCGGGTCTGTGCGACCGCTGACCTTGCCGTACGGGAGCTCCAGCAACTCAATGCCTTGATGACGCACGATGCTGCGCACCGTGGCGCGATACGCCGGGTGCACGCTCGCCGGCATCAGCACCCGCTGAGGGCAGGTTTTCGGCTTGCGGCTCACCCTCATCGCCATCAGCACCGCCTCGGCCAGCGCGGAGGCGCCATCGTACAGCGACGCATTGGCTACTTCCACGCCGGTCAGCGCCGTCATCATGCTCTGGTATTCATACGTGAGCTGCAAGGTGCCCTGCGAGGCCTCCGCCTGATAAGGCGTATACGAGGTGTAAAACTCGCCGCGCGTGGCAAGCTGCCAGACGGCGGCCGGGATGTGGTGTTCATAGGCGCCGGCGCCGATGAAGTTAAGCGGCACGCCGTCGCGCGACGCGACCTCGTTCATCAGGCGCGCCACTTCCATCTCGTTCAAACCCTCGGGCACGTCGCTGAGCGGCCCGCAACGCAGCACGGCCGGGATCTCGTCGAACAACTGCTCGATGCGCTCGACATCAGCCGCGGCCAGCATCTCGCGGATATCGTCCTCGGTGTGGGGAATGAAGGGCATTTTTCAGCTTGAGCCTGAGCAGTTGCGGCAGTCGCGCAGTAAACCCCGGCCATGTAACAACCGATACACGGCGAGCGTTCAGCCGCCGGCGTGTGCGTGCGCCTGATAGGCGTCGGCATCCATCAACGCCTCGAGCGCCGTTGCGTCTTCAGGTGCTAACCGGAACAACCAACCCGCGCCGAACGCATCCTTGTTGATCGCTTCGGGCGTCTCGGCCAGCGCAAGGTTGGATTCCACGATTTTTCCCGACAGCGGCGCGTAAATATCGGAAGCGGCCTTGACCGACTCCACCACCGCGCACGCCTCACCAGCCGTGACTTGCGTTTCAGGGGGCGGCGTCTCGACGAATACCAGATCGCCAAGCTGCTCCTGCGCGTGATCGGTGATACCGACGGTCACCGTACCGTCGTCATTGAGCCGTACCCATTCGTGCGACGGGGTGTACTTCAGATCGGCGGGTAACTGGCTCATGACAATCTCCGGTCAGTTATCGAGTAATAAGATGGATTCTTTACGAGCT encodes:
- the gcvPA gene encoding aminomethyl-transferring glycine dehydrogenase subunit GcvPA, with protein sequence MPFIPHTEDDIREMLAAADVERIEQLFDEIPAVLRCGPLSDVPEGLNEMEVARLMNEVASRDGVPLNFIGAGAYEHHIPAAVWQLATRGEFYTSYTPYQAEASQGTLQLTYEYQSMMTALTGVEVANASLYDGASALAEAVLMAMRVSRKPKTCPQRVLMPASVHPAYRATVRSIVRHQGIELLELPYGKVSGRTDPAVLENYADAPPTALVIPQPNFFGVLEEMDELTAWAQAHGVLTIAVVNPVSLALIKPPGAWGIQGADIVVGEGQPLGAPLSSGGPYCGFMCTRRAHVRHMPGRIVGRTVDADGNPGFVLTLQAREQHIRRAKATSNICTNQGLLVTAATIHLALLGGPGLERVAASCYANAHALADALSGIDGVARVFDSDYFHESVLRLPCPAQPVLDALAEQSILGGYALGADYPELKDCVLVCATETKTAQDIEHYAQTLARVLQ
- the gcvH gene encoding glycine cleavage system protein GcvH produces the protein MSQLPADLKYTPSHEWVRLNDDGTVTVGITDHAQEQLGDLVFVETPPPETQVTAGEACAVVESVKAASDIYAPLSGKIVESNLALAETPEAINKDAFGAGWLFRLAPEDATALEALMDADAYQAHAHAGG
- the tpx gene encoding thiol peroxidase, which translates into the protein MSTITFQGKEIHTNGELPKVGSKAPDFRLVDKDLKDVSLADLKGKKKLLNIVPSVDTPVCAKSTKKFNDFAKEQGNAVMLAVSADLPFAASRFCGAENVERIIPLSLMRSRDFAKDYGVLIQDGPLEGIAARAVVVLDENDKVVHTELVPDISQEPDYDKAMAAMA